In the Anastrepha obliqua isolate idAnaObli1 chromosome 1, idAnaObli1_1.0, whole genome shotgun sequence genome, one interval contains:
- the LOC129249848 gene encoding serine palmitoyltransferase small subunit B, with protein sequence MLKFLKNLLLRIYMQYELVTCIYMFEPWEKKLINSFVLFTLSLIIFSSCVYLPSYIETFLQFVSPLPRTESTASYTPMLHTEKMNMS encoded by the exons ATGctaaagttcttaaaaaatctGCTGCTAAGGATTTATATGCAGTACGAACTCGTTACATGCATTTATATGTTTGAACCATGGGAAAAGAAATTGATAA aTAGTTTCGTCCTATTCACACTTAGCTTGATCATTTTCTCCAGTTGCGTGTACTTGCCGTCCTACATTGAGACATTCCTACAATTTGTTTCCCCGTTACCACGGACAGAAAGCACTGCGTCGTATACACCCATGCTCCACACAGAAAAGATGAATATGAGCTAA